Proteins from a single region of Oscillatoria sp. FACHB-1406:
- a CDS encoding PEP-CTERM sorting domain-containing protein produces the protein MVTSKTLEKVFMVAAGAAIVAVINPTASTAAVLTFDDVSTTANAELITSNYGGFNWNNFGVVNINHAPQSGYNKGTVSGSYTTYNAWGNPASLSSLNLFDFNGAYLTAAWNNGLSVVVEGLKNGISLYSKTVVVDTTSPTWFDFNFFGVDQLKFSSYGGINPGLGGSGTHFAMDNFTFNEKKSVPEPASTLGLLALGAMGAGSMLKRKQK, from the coding sequence ATGGTCACTTCAAAAACGCTCGAAAAAGTATTCATGGTAGCGGCTGGAGCAGCAATTGTAGCAGTTATAAATCCCACCGCATCAACAGCAGCCGTCTTGACTTTTGATGATGTTTCGACGACAGCCAATGCTGAGCTTATTACTAGCAACTATGGTGGATTTAATTGGAACAACTTTGGTGTAGTAAATATTAACCACGCTCCCCAAAGCGGTTATAACAAGGGGACAGTTTCAGGAAGCTACACAACTTACAACGCTTGGGGAAATCCTGCTTCTTTATCAAGCCTTAATCTTTTTGATTTTAATGGTGCTTATCTAACAGCCGCTTGGAATAATGGTCTTTCTGTGGTCGTTGAAGGTTTAAAGAATGGAATTTCTCTGTATTCAAAGACCGTAGTTGTCGATACGACAAGTCCAACTTGGTTTGATTTTAATTTCTTTGGGGTTGACCAATTAAAGTTTAGTTCTTACGGCGGAATTAATCCAGGTCTTGGAGGCAGTGGTACGCATTTCGCGATGGATAACTTCACCTTCAACGAGAAAAAATCTGTCCCCGAACCTGCTTCCACTTTAGGCTTGCTAGCATTGGGCGCAATGGGAGCCGGTTCGATGCTCAAGCGCAAACAGAAATAA
- a CDS encoding Txe/YoeB family addiction module toxin, protein MRSLVFEGDTWLTYEELRQKDAKQHRVLCRVLKEMLRDDPAKGTGKPEPLKYQLSGFWSRRLSSKDRLIYKFDDRYIYIFAIGGHYD, encoded by the coding sequence ATGAGATCTTTGGTGTTTGAAGGAGATACTTGGCTAACCTATGAGGAACTCAGACAAAAAGATGCCAAACAGCATCGCGTTCTATGTCGGGTTCTTAAGGAAATGCTAAGGGACGATCCGGCAAAAGGTACGGGAAAACCAGAACCCCTCAAGTATCAACTTTCTGGATTCTGGTCGCGCAGACTATCCTCAAAGGATCGTCTGATTTACAAATTTGATGACCGATACATTTACATTTTTGCGATCGGCGGACATTACGATTAG